The genomic stretch ATGAATAATAATTGTAGCTTTCACAGATGTTTGCCATGAATTTTGCTGCTTCCGAACTAGAAACGAAAAGAAGGGATATTCAATGATTAAGGTGAATAAAAAGGCTATAGTCCAGAAAATATAGAGCCAATTATGAATGTTTTCAATGGTGATCATCGAATTACTGGATAACACAACTGCCAGCAACAACATTCCTCCCCAAGCCGAGGCATAATTGGCTATGATGAGTATGCTGGTTGCTTTTCCTCGTGGTACGTGAAACCACTTTGAAAGCATTCCCCCTTCTATGTACCCAATGACTGAATTGCCAATAAAAAGGTGAATTATTCCAGTCCATAGCAAGGCTGATCCTCCGTTAGCAAGGGCTGGAGAAGGTAAGAGTGCAATAGATAAACTCAGAATAGCAACAAACTTCCAGCTTATTTTCATGTATTCTTTTCAGGATATTCAGGTTATTAGCAAACCAGATAATGTAGTTATTTTTTCATAACTTCGCAGCTATTCAGTTAGGAACTTCCAAGAAATAAATTATCGCAGTAAACGTTAGTGTAGCTTGCGCGTAGCGCATACCACAGAGGCACAGAGGACACGGAGGAAAGAGGGTTCAAGAGGCTTCGCCGTGAGCGTCAGCGGCTCGACTGAGCTTCGCCGAACGTCCGAACGAACGGTTTTTTGCGTTAAGTTAAGTGGTTGAGTGTTTTTTATTTGGAAGTCCCTGATCTTGAGCAAGATTAAAATGGATGATGAGCCTACCCCCAACCCGCAAGCGGAGAGGGAAGAGAAAGCTTCGATTTGGAGGGGTTCCAGGTTTAATAAGTGATCAACTTGATATTAAATTCTATACAGAAGTTTTGCTATTTTGTGGGTAAAGCTTCTGGTTGAACTGTAATTTGTTGTCTGCTACCATCGCGATTGAGAGTAATTTGCATAGGTTTACCAATATTGGTGGCTTCTACTTGTTGCTGCACTTGCTTGATATTTTTAATAGCAATATTATTAATACTTTCAATCATGTCGCCGGGACGCATTCCAGCCCGGAAAGCAGGGGAGTTGCGGACGACTCCCAGAACAATCACACCTGTATCCTGAGTAATTTTAATATCAGCATCACTTTGATTAAGTTTCTCGCGCAGTTCAGGATTTAACTGAGCCATTTGAATACCGATGTAGGGGTGGTCTACTCGTCCTGTAGCTATTAATTGTTCTGCAATTCTTTGAGCAGTGTTGATGGGAATGGCAAAACCTAATCCTTGCGCTCCCTGGATGATGGCGGTGTTCATCCCAATCACTTCTCCTTGAGCATTCAGCAAAGGTCCACCAGAGTTACCGGGATTAATGGCTGCATCGGTTTGGATAAAGTCTACTCGCTCGGTTGGTACACCCAGACCGGCTACAGAACGCTGTGTGGCGCTGATGATTCCTTGGGTGACGGTGTTATCTAATCCTAAAGGATTACCGATCGCGATCGCAGGTTCTCCCGCCATTAAGTTATCTGAGTTACCCAGCTTGACTGTTGGTAATTCCGTAGCAGCAATTTTGACAACAGCAACATCAGTCACAGAGTCAGCACCTACAACTTCGCCCTGAAAACTGCGACCATCTTTTAAGATAACTGTGACCTTATCCGCATCTGCTACCACATGAGCATTAGTAAAAATTAGCCCATCGGCAGTAGTTATAAACCCTGAGCCAAGTCCCTCTTGTACTTCTTCTCTTGTGGGCAACTGTCCCGGAAAAAATCTTTCTATTACAGGGTCAGGGGATATTGCTACAGTGCGCGTGGAGTCAATTCGCACCACTGCGGGGCCTACCTCTTGGACAACTCTTGTTACATAATTTACATCAGAATTTTCTGTTGATTTCGCTAATAGATTTAAGTCGAGAGGTTGTTGAGCATTCCTGACATCTCTGGTAGGGATACATCCAGTTACGAGTAAAACTAAGCAAAAAGCCGATTGCTTGAGAAGTCGTTTCATAGGTCATGCTCTGGGACTGGGGAATAAATGCCCAATTACCTTGAGGGGAGTTTTACTTCCTATTGTAGTCAGGGAATAGAAGCATTTCATCCTGGTTTCATCTTTGTCTGCAATGCTCAATTGTAGAGTAAACATCACTGCACAGCTTGACTCTCTAGTTAACTGGAGAGTTGATAATATAATCGGAGTTATGTCTTGTGGATAAGAGTTATGCAAATTTTATCTTTGAAAAATAAGTTTCTGGCGTTGAGCTTTGTAGCATTGACATCTTTAACTGGCGGAGTTTTGACGGCTTGTTCGACGACGAGTTCCGAAAACCCAAACCCCAATACGACTGTAACCGAAACAAGCGACCAGCAGCAGATGAAGCACGGTGGTATGGATCATGCAATGGATTTAGGGCCAGCCGATGCTAGCTATGATTTACGGTTCATTGATGGGATGATTATTCACCATCAAGGGGCTTTAGATATGGCTCAGGAAGCACAGGAAAAATCACAACGTCCTGAAATGAAAAAGCTAGCAGACGAAATCATTCAAGCCCAGAACCAAGAAATTGCTCAGATGCAGCAGTGGCGAACAGCCTGGTATCCTAATGCTGGGGATAAAGTCATGGCTTATCATGCTGAAATGGGTCACATGATGGAGATGACACCTGAGCAAAAGCAAGCCATGATGATGAGCATGGATTTGGGTGCGGCTGATGCTGAGTTTGATTTGCGCTTTATTAATGGGATGATTCCTCACCATGAAGGGGCTTTAGTTATGGCTCAAGATGCTTTGCAGAAGTCTCAGCGCCCGGAAATGAAGGAATTGGCTGAGGAGATTATTCAGGCGCAAGAAACGGAAATTAATCAAATGAAGCAGTGGCGACAAGCTTGGTATAACAAGTAAGGATTTGTGATTGCGATGCCTAATTCTCTGCCTTCCCCAGCATTTGTAGTGGAAGTCCAAATACAACACAGGAACCGGAACACACGCCTGTGATCACAATATCCAGCTTACCACTGTGGCTGATAGCAATAGCTGGAGGAAGTGCGATCGCCTGTATAGCCTTCATCACAGGAGCCTTCTGGACACACCGCGCTGAATGAAGCAGCGTCAGGTCAGTATCAAGTGAGAATTACCGCAGAGATTAAAGGCGAAACGGTTAACGGGCGTTTTAGTTTTAACCGATAATTGTTAGAAGATGCAGTTACCATATTTTAGAGGCTGGAGGAAGTAATTATGAGCGCTTTAACTTTACAATTACCGGCTCATCTCCAATTTACTGATGACGAATTTGCTCAGGTTGTGGCTGCTAATAAGGATTTGCGTTTGGAATTATCTGCGGAAGGTGAATTAGTTATCATGTCACCAACTGGGGGAGAAACGGGAAACCGGAATTTTGATTTATTAGGTCAAGTATGGTTTTGGAACCGTCAATATAACTTGGGAAAAGCTTTTGATTCTTCCACTGGCTTTAAACTTCCTAATGGTGCAACTCGTTCTCCTGATGCTGCTTGGATCAGGATGGAAAAATGGGATAGTCTCACTCCCCAGCAAAGAAAGAAATTTCTGCCTTTGTGTCCTGATTTTGCTGTGGAATTGGTTTCTGAAACTGATGATGTCGCAGACACTCAAGCCAAAATGCGGGAATATTTAGCCAATGGTTTACAACTTGGTTGGTTAATTAATCCCCATGACCAACAAGTAGAAATTTATCGTCCTCATCAACCACCAGAAATTTTACAATCTCCTACAAGTTTATCGGGTGAAGATGTGCTTCCTGATTTTACTTTAGATTTACAACAAATTTTGGCATAAGTTCGTAGTCAGGACTTTAGTCCTTTCTTCCATAAGACAGTTCAGTTATGCCTAAAAACCAACGTCTATGTAGGTTAAAAATTTGGGTAAATTTGTGGGTTTTCACTTCGTTATACCCAACCTACAATAACTGTAATTCAGGATTAGGATTAGCGATCGCACCCAGAAGATCAGCGCATTAATTCCATTGAGAGCGATCGCCAATAGCCAAAAGTAATTAGAAATAATTTCTTCCATAGAGGTATGACCTGAGTTTGCAGATATTGTTAAATACGACGGAAGTATGAAATATGCAATAACGCTCTTATATTTCTGCTGTCGGCTTGATGGACTTGTGAGGCGCACTTACCCAGATATGAACATTCAACAATGCGATCGCCAATAGCCACAGCCAATACCCCGTCTTGGGTTGAATTGCGGAGAAATAGCAAAACCCCGCAGCATTTGCATAAAGCGGAAACCAGTTTGTTAACCATAGACTGACTAGTGCTACACCTAATGATCCCATTGCCAATAACTTCGGCAGATATCCCCTGCTTTTAAAGGATGTGAACAACGCCGCAAAATAGAGCGGGTTCGCCAACCAGCCAAAAGCACCATACTGGATAAAAACGACACCGATCGCGCCCATTATCAGGATATTTAGCCCACGCATAATTTCTAACGGACCCAGAGGCTCATTCCACAAGCCGGCAATTTTCAGTTCAGGAGAAGCAAAGGTTGTACAAACTTTCTCAAACTCCACAGCAGGCTGAGTCAAACATATTACGAACAGAAGCACCGAAATTGTCAGCAGAAAAAATCTTTTCATTGGCTCTATTTCCAGAATGTATAACTCTCAAGTCTCATGCTCCCGATGAAGTCAGAAATCAGCTCTAGTTTTTATCTGCTCCTGTAATACATTCATCAAGATTCCCATTTCAATATTAAAAAATATGATTATGATCGCATAAGGATACAATAAGAATGTCATCAATACATTTAATGATAATAAATCCTCAAAAGCACCCGAAAAGACAAAAAATGTAGGCATTGATAAACACAGAAAAGATATAGGAAATAATGCCCTGAAGGTAGGTCTAATTTTTATATAGATAGATGTCTCGTTCTTAATCTGCGGTGGCTGAATAAAAATTTGAGCTGCGAGTGGAAATTTCCCCTGTTTGCGAAAGGGACCTTTGATATTCACTAAATTGCCATTTGTTTTAACTCTATAGTTGCCTTGATTAAAGCGAGAGGAGCTATTGATCCTCATCCCTGTAGACTCCAAAGAGGCAAATAATTCTAGGGTTAAATGATATGGCAAAGCGATGTTTCGCTGAGATTGATGATATGGAATTACCCATTGAAGCCAGTTATAGCCTTGAAACATATAGGAATCCGGTTTGATTTATGAAACAATTAAGTATTGTAGGGTGCGTTAGGATGAAGTCCGTAACGCACCATTATTAAGGTTTTGGTGCGTTACGCTACCGCTAACACACCCTACGTGTCTGTTCAAATATCAAATAGTAGTCCTATAGTTGATATTACTCAAACTTGCCATAGGATCTAACTATTCATTATCAGTAAACCCCAAACTTTTGAAAACTAAGGTTAGTAAATCGAAAACTTTTGTAACTCAACGAAATCATCAGAGTTTCCTACGTTTTTAGTCTGGCTGAAAGCGAAGATTCCATAGAAAAAGGCTAGAAATCCCTAGTTGTAAGTAGGTGGGTATGGATTACGAAAAGTAAACACCCATGAAACCCTTAGCAATGACCAATGATTTACCCTGCTTGCCCTGAGCGTAAGCCGAAGGGAGCGTAGCCGTTCACGTAGTGTCTCGCAGAGAAGGACAAAGGACAAATGACGACCCCCGCCAGTTAACTTTATTTACGCCCACCTACTTATCAGTTCTCCAAGGTTGCCAAGTTTGCTGTTTTACCTCCACCTCACCAGATTTAACCACCGCATCCCAATGGGTAATTTCACCTTCCCGCCAAAACTGCAAATCCACACGAGAATTACCAATTTCTACGTGCTGGAGTTCAATTTCAGGGAGCCATTTTGGTATATGTGGATCAACGTAAAGCAACTGATTAGGCGCATCAGCTTGTAAACCCAGCATTGCTTGGATTAAATGAAAAACTGATGCCGCAGCCCAGCCTTGAGGCACGTTGGCTTCAATGTAAGGAACTGGAAAAGCTCCCGCTTCCCGCTTAATTCCCGCAAAAAGTTCTGGTAAACGATAACTGGCAAAATACTTGGCTGCATCAAAAGTACCGTGAGCAACTTCGGCTACTTCCGCCGCAAAACCATAACGTTTAAATCCCATTGCAATGATGCCATTGTCATGAGGCCAAATCGAACCTAAGTGATAGGAGTAAGGATTATAGGCAGGATTTTCGGTGCTTAATGTCCGAATACCCCAACCACTCCACATATCTGGTTGCATTAGCCGCTTGACTACACGGGCTGCACGTTCAGGGCTGGCGATACCACTCCAGAGACAATGACCTGCATTTGAAGTTAGCGATCGCACTGGTTGCTTCTCTGGATCTAGACAAAAAACATAACACTCTAAATCTTCACTCCAGAAATGCTCTTCAAAACTTACTTGCAGTTTAGCAGCTTTAGTGCGTAATTCTTGAGCAAAATGTCCTTCACCCAGAACATCAAACACCTCCGCCATTCGCATCCATGCATCAAACACATAGCCTTGTAACTCACATAATGCCTTTGGTGCTTTTACCTGGCTTCCATCTGGATAGACAACTGCATCACCTGAGTCTTTCCAACCTTGATTTTCAATTCCCCCTGATGATTGCGTTTGGTATTCTTGAAATCCATCACCGTCTAAGTCTCCATAATTATCAATCCATTCCAGACAACGCAATGCTCTATCTCGGTTATTCTGCAACAATGAATCATCTCCCAACCACTTCCAAGTTTCATGCAAAGTAATCAGAAATAAAGGTGTCGCATCGGCAGTACCGTAATAAGGTGTATGGGGGACTTTGCTAAAATATGCTAATTCACCTTGGCGGACTTCATGGAGAATCTTACCCGGTTGAGCATCACGCCAATCGTCTAATTCAGTCGCTTGTAACTGTCCCAATTTTTGCAGCGCTCCACGGGCAAAACCGGGATGGACAATCATATTTTGTAGACTAATAATCAAACTGTCACGGCCAAACAGCGTCACAAACTTGGGTACACCTGCGGCTGGTAGCCAAATATCTGGTTCAAAATCGTAGTCATATAATCGCAGTGAACCTAAATCCTCAACTGACTGGCGATAAAGCCGGACTAAATCCTCATTGGCGCAGACAATACCAGTTACCGAGTCTCGCCATTGACAATGCAACCTTTCAATTTCTGTACTGACAATAGCGGGATCTAGCATTGCTTGATAACACAAATTAACAGCTTCGCGCACGTGCTGATGATCAATCAGGTGATATTTACAGCAAGTGTGCCAAGTTTCACTCGGTTCTAGTGATATATCAAAGGTAACGCGACCGTTTGCATAGTGAGGTTGGGATGTAAAGTTACAAGGTTTATAAATCAAACAACGGTAAAAGGTGTCATTTTTATAGCTCGTTTCTAGCTGATTTTCTGCTTCTTGCCATTTGGTTTCAATATGCCCCCGACGCACATATTGCTGTGAAGCTACCTCGAAAATATCAGCAAAGTCGGAAGCCAGAGCAATTTCTAGATTAAAGTTGACAGGGTGGGATGCATTATTTGTAATGTCGAGATCCTCATGTATTCCCTGTTCTACTGTCCGGCTAATAATTAACGATAAATCACCTTGAGCAATTTTGCCTTGTGTAGAAGTGAACTGGGGATTGATCAGATAAACCCGTGCGGCATAATATGTTGTGGTTGCGGAAGTCAGGCGAATCCAGGATTTACCATCAACGTAGCAGGCATAGTCACTTAAAAATCTGGTATCATCTGAAAAAATTCCGAGATGACTATGGGGATTGATTTCTCCACCCAAGTCAGTGGCCATAAAGGTACTACCATGATTAATTGTCAGAATTGGTGGGCCGACAGTTACTCGCATAATTGTTTATTTACTCCTTAATTAGTACCTTGAAGGGCTGGAATTACTTCTTTGCCAAAAACTTCGATAAATTTCTGCTGTTGGCGATTAACGTTGTGTAAATAAATTTCGTTAAAGCCGAGTTCAATATCTTGCTTGAGCCAGTCAATATGCTGTTGCGGAGTGGCTGAGATACGGACAGATTGATACATATCTTCTGGTTTGACAAATTGTGCGATCGCCTCAAATTGCTGGGGATGCCGCAAGTCTGTCAATATATAACTTGGGAAAATATTTGTCCGCCATTGATCATAAGCTCCCTCTAGGGCGAGAGTTTCATCGGCTGCATAGGAAAGCTGTACTTTTAGATACATTGGTTTTCCTTCGCCACCACCTCGCCGGAATGCTTCTACAACTTGCTTCAGCATTTCATAGGGGTGAGAAATAGTAATCAGTCCATCCGCCCAACTTCCTAACCATTCCGCAGTGGCTGGGGTAATTGCTGCCCCCATAATCAACGGTGCTATGGCTGGTCTGGTATAAAGCTTTGCTTGTTCCACGTTTACCAGACCGTAGTGAGTGATAGTTTCACCTTTCCAGAGGGCGCGCATCACATCAGCACACTCTTTGAGGCGCATATTTCGTACAGCTTTCGCCGGCCAAAAATCCCCTGTAATCTGCTCATTTAAAGCCTGTCCACTGCCCAATGCTACCCAAAACCGTTGGGGAAACATTTCACTCAAAGTAGCCGCAGCTTGGGCGATAATTGCCGGGTGATAGCGCTGTCCGGGGGCGCAAACCACACCAAAATTCAAGGGTGTAGACTGCATGGCCGCACCTAGCCAAGACCAAGCATAACCGCTTTCGCCCTGGCGATCGCTCCACGGATGAAAATGATCAGAACAAGATATGCGACTAAATCCAGCTTGATGAGCTGCTTGGACATATTCTAAAAGAGCGCTGGGTTTAAATTGCTCGTGAGAGGCGTGATAGCCAAAAAATGCCATAGCCTTAACTCCAATCTCATGTTTAAAGTTTGAGGACAAGTAAATTGAAGCAATAGAAGATTGCTAACTTGGTAAATAATTCTTTGTAAAATTTAATTTTAGCTATTAAATAACTGAAATCTTCACAACAAAAAAGACCAAAAAATACTTATTACAAATGTCTTTTGCTCACCAACTATCAGATGTAATAGACAAAAATAAAACTATAACTATTGAAAATATAAATTTAATTTATACCTTACTTTTTTACAGTTATGGCAATAGTTTTATTACCACCCTTAGACAGAAGTAATCTAGTATTTCATCACCTAAAAAATCAGTCCCTAAATCAATCAGCATACCAAAATTTCACACCCTGGAAGGATGCGGTAATTCGAGTAAATTGATACACACTTAGGAAAAAAATCAAAGCAAAACTTATACAGTGCTTCTCATTTGAATGAGATACAGATTCAGGAAACACCAAAAAATAAATTACCCCAAAATTGTAGGGTGGGTTAGCGCAGCGTAACCCACCATTATCCTAATTTCCTAAACCCGACTACTGGAATGACAAGCTTAAAATACCCCATTGAAAAAAGCTGTAACCCAAATCCCTACCTTAACGCCGTAAGAACAACTGAGTGATGTAATAGGTGTTGTCAACTCGCCAAACTCCCACACCCGTTTCTGTAAAAACCGGACGAAGAATATTTTCACGATGTCCGGGACTTTCCATCCAACCATCAACCGCGACTTTTACAGGTTGAGGAACATTTGTACCTTTGAAGAGATTTTCCCCGACCACCCAGTAGATGATACCACCAGCACTTACTCTGTCTTGGAGATTACTGCCATCATCGCCAGTATGACTGAAAAAGTTATTCTCTGCCATTTGTCGGCTGTAATTACGGGCAACCTGTGCTAGTTTCTCATTATGCTCTAGAGGCTGGAGTTCTTCATCTTGACGCACCTCATTAATGCCTTGGCGAACTGCAATTTCGATTTGCTCAGTTGTGGCAGATTGGGTTGGTTGTGGCGACTGTGGCGGCTTATCTGATGGAATCTCGACTCTAGGTAAAGGTGGTAAATATTCAACTATCTGTTCACACCCAGTTAAAACCAGCGTCATCGCTGCCCCTACAACCCATAAAATCTGGGATAATTGGTTTTTCATGTTTGATT from Nodularia sp. LEGE 06071 encodes the following:
- a CDS encoding TIGR03885 family FMN-dependent LLM class oxidoreductase; this translates as MGVKAMAFFGYHASHEQFKPSALLEYVQAAHQAGFSRISCSDHFHPWSDRQGESGYAWSWLGAAMQSTPLNFGVVCAPGQRYHPAIIAQAAATLSEMFPQRFWVALGSGQALNEQITGDFWPAKAVRNMRLKECADVMRALWKGETITHYGLVNVEQAKLYTRPAIAPLIMGAAITPATAEWLGSWADGLITISHPYEMLKQVVEAFRRGGGEGKPMYLKVQLSYAADETLALEGAYDQWRTNIFPSYILTDLRHPQQFEAIAQFVKPEDMYQSVRISATPQQHIDWLKQDIELGFNEIYLHNVNRQQQKFIEVFGKEVIPALQGTN
- a CDS encoding amylo-alpha-1,6-glucosidase, with amino-acid sequence MRVTVGPPILTINHGSTFMATDLGGEINPHSHLGIFSDDTRFLSDYACYVDGKSWIRLTSATTTYYAARVYLINPQFTSTQGKIAQGDLSLIISRTVEQGIHEDLDITNNASHPVNFNLEIALASDFADIFEVASQQYVRRGHIETKWQEAENQLETSYKNDTFYRCLIYKPCNFTSQPHYANGRVTFDISLEPSETWHTCCKYHLIDHQHVREAVNLCYQAMLDPAIVSTEIERLHCQWRDSVTGIVCANEDLVRLYRQSVEDLGSLRLYDYDFEPDIWLPAAGVPKFVTLFGRDSLIISLQNMIVHPGFARGALQKLGQLQATELDDWRDAQPGKILHEVRQGELAYFSKVPHTPYYGTADATPLFLITLHETWKWLGDDSLLQNNRDRALRCLEWIDNYGDLDGDGFQEYQTQSSGGIENQGWKDSGDAVVYPDGSQVKAPKALCELQGYVFDAWMRMAEVFDVLGEGHFAQELRTKAAKLQVSFEEHFWSEDLECYVFCLDPEKQPVRSLTSNAGHCLWSGIASPERAARVVKRLMQPDMWSGWGIRTLSTENPAYNPYSYHLGSIWPHDNGIIAMGFKRYGFAAEVAEVAHGTFDAAKYFASYRLPELFAGIKREAGAFPVPYIEANVPQGWAAASVFHLIQAMLGLQADAPNQLLYVDPHIPKWLPEIELQHVEIGNSRVDLQFWREGEITHWDAVVKSGEVEVKQQTWQPWRTDK
- a CDS encoding DUF305 domain-containing protein is translated as MQILSLKNKFLALSFVALTSLTGGVLTACSTTSSENPNPNTTVTETSDQQQMKHGGMDHAMDLGPADASYDLRFIDGMIIHHQGALDMAQEAQEKSQRPEMKKLADEIIQAQNQEIAQMQQWRTAWYPNAGDKVMAYHAEMGHMMEMTPEQKQAMMMSMDLGAADAEFDLRFINGMIPHHEGALVMAQDALQKSQRPEMKELAEEIIQAQETEINQMKQWRQAWYNK
- a CDS encoding Uma2 family endonuclease; the protein is MSALTLQLPAHLQFTDDEFAQVVAANKDLRLELSAEGELVIMSPTGGETGNRNFDLLGQVWFWNRQYNLGKAFDSSTGFKLPNGATRSPDAAWIRMEKWDSLTPQQRKKFLPLCPDFAVELVSETDDVADTQAKMREYLANGLQLGWLINPHDQQVEIYRPHQPPEILQSPTSLSGEDVLPDFTLDLQQILA
- a CDS encoding HhoA/HhoB/HtrA family serine endopeptidase, coding for MKRLLKQSAFCLVLLVTGCIPTRDVRNAQQPLDLNLLAKSTENSDVNYVTRVVQEVGPAVVRIDSTRTVAISPDPVIERFFPGQLPTREEVQEGLGSGFITTADGLIFTNAHVVADADKVTVILKDGRSFQGEVVGADSVTDVAVVKIAATELPTVKLGNSDNLMAGEPAIAIGNPLGLDNTVTQGIISATQRSVAGLGVPTERVDFIQTDAAINPGNSGGPLLNAQGEVIGMNTAIIQGAQGLGFAIPINTAQRIAEQLIATGRVDHPYIGIQMAQLNPELREKLNQSDADIKITQDTGVIVLGVVRNSPAFRAGMRPGDMIESINNIAIKNIKQVQQQVEATNIGKPMQITLNRDGSRQQITVQPEALPTK
- a CDS encoding CAP domain-containing protein, which gives rise to MKNQLSQILWVVGAAMTLVLTGCEQIVEYLPPLPRVEIPSDKPPQSPQPTQSATTEQIEIAVRQGINEVRQDEELQPLEHNEKLAQVARNYSRQMAENNFFSHTGDDGSNLQDRVSAGGIIYWVVGENLFKGTNVPQPVKVAVDGWMESPGHRENILRPVFTETGVGVWRVDNTYYITQLFLRR